The following are from one region of the Mycolicibacterium diernhoferi genome:
- the fadD3 gene encoding 3-((3aS,4S,7aS)-7a-methyl-1,5-dioxo-octahydro-1H-inden-4-yl)propanoate--CoA ligase FadD3 yields the protein MTSESRTVPAVLDRIAVQLCDHEALVTAEKRFTYGQLRDEVRRAAAAMIDLGVNVGDRVAIWSPNTWHWVVAALATHYAGAVMVPLNTRYTAGEAADILARTEAPLLIAAGEFLGADRTEQLDRDALPALRHIVRIPIDAPDGTWDEFIARGTAFADVDARAAAVSPDDVSDILFTSGTTGRSKGVRCAHRQSLDASAAWAACGQVTSADRYLCINPFFHNFGYKAGILACLQTGATLYPLLTFDPEQAMKAVAEHQITVLPGPPTIYQTLLDHPRRADYDLSSLRFAVTGAAVVPVVLIERMQSELDIDIVLTAYGLTEAAGFGTMCRADDDAITVATTCGRPIADFELRLDDTGEVLLRGPNVMLGYLNDPEATAAAIDPDGWLHTGDIGTLDAAGNLTITDRLKDMYICGGFNVYPAEIEQVLARLDGVAEAAVIGVPDERLGEVGKAFVVAKAGEQLDEATVIAYTREHLANFKVPRSVAFLDVLPRNPGGKVVKPQLREMI from the coding sequence ATGACGAGCGAAAGCCGGACCGTTCCTGCGGTGCTGGACCGGATTGCCGTGCAACTTTGCGACCACGAAGCCCTGGTCACGGCCGAGAAACGGTTCACCTACGGGCAGCTGCGCGACGAGGTCCGCCGGGCCGCCGCGGCGATGATCGACCTCGGGGTCAACGTCGGCGACCGGGTCGCGATCTGGTCCCCGAACACCTGGCACTGGGTGGTCGCCGCGTTGGCCACCCACTACGCCGGCGCCGTCATGGTTCCGCTGAACACCCGCTACACCGCCGGCGAGGCCGCCGACATCCTGGCCCGCACCGAGGCACCACTGCTGATCGCCGCCGGAGAATTCCTGGGCGCCGACCGCACCGAGCAGCTCGACCGCGACGCCCTGCCCGCGCTGCGCCACATCGTCCGGATCCCCATCGATGCGCCGGACGGAACCTGGGACGAGTTCATCGCTCGCGGGACCGCTTTCGCCGATGTCGATGCCCGCGCCGCGGCGGTCTCCCCCGACGACGTGTCCGACATCCTGTTCACCTCCGGCACGACCGGCCGCAGCAAGGGTGTGCGCTGCGCACACCGCCAGTCGCTGGACGCCTCGGCGGCCTGGGCGGCCTGCGGTCAGGTCACCAGCGCCGACCGCTATCTGTGCATCAACCCGTTCTTCCACAACTTCGGCTACAAGGCCGGCATCCTGGCCTGCCTGCAGACCGGGGCCACGCTGTACCCACTGCTCACCTTCGATCCCGAGCAGGCAATGAAAGCCGTTGCCGAACACCAGATCACGGTGCTTCCCGGCCCGCCCACCATCTACCAGACGCTGCTGGATCACCCGCGCCGCGCCGACTACGACCTGAGTTCGCTGCGCTTCGCGGTGACCGGGGCCGCGGTGGTCCCGGTGGTGCTGATCGAGCGGATGCAGTCCGAACTCGACATCGACATCGTGCTGACGGCATACGGCCTGACCGAGGCCGCCGGGTTCGGCACCATGTGCCGGGCCGACGACGACGCCATCACGGTGGCCACCACCTGCGGTCGCCCGATCGCCGACTTCGAACTGCGTCTCGACGACACCGGCGAGGTACTGCTGCGCGGGCCCAACGTCATGCTCGGCTATCTGAACGACCCGGAGGCGACCGCCGCGGCCATCGACCCCGACGGATGGCTACACACCGGCGACATCGGAACATTGGACGCAGCAGGTAATCTCACCATCACCGACCGGTTGAAGGACATGTACATCTGCGGCGGGTTCAACGTGTACCCGGCCGAGATCGAGCAGGTGCTGGCCCGCCTCGACGGGGTCGCCGAGGCCGCGGTGATCGGCGTCCCGGACGAGCGCCTCGGCGAGGTCGGCAAGGCCTTCGTCGTCGCCAAGGCCGGCGAACAACTCGACGAGGCGACGGTGATCGCCTACACGCGTGAGCATCTGGCGAACTTCAAGGTGCCCCGATCGGTGGCTTTCCTCGACGTTCTGCCGCGAAACCCAGGAGGCAAAGTGGTCAAACCACAGCTGCGAGAGATGATCTAA
- a CDS encoding pyridoxal phosphate-dependent aminotransferase, translated as MTPQVALRAGIPPFYVMDVWLAAAERQRTHGDLVNLSAGQPSAKAPAPVRAAAAAALDEHNLGYTVALGIPELREAIAGSYRDRHGIDVDPDAVVITTGSTGGFLLAFLSCFDVGDRVAVTSPGYPCYRNILSALGCEVVELPCEADTRFQPTVQMLEALDPPVKGLIIASPANPTGTVIPPADLAAIVNWCDRRGVQLVSDELYHGLVYPGAPATSCAWETSRNPIVVNSFSKYFAMTGWRLGWLLVPEPLRRAVDRLTGNFSICPPTLPQLAAVAAFDPRSLAEADALVGEYTVNRDLLLTGLAEIGLDRLAPADGAFYVYADISRYSTDSLGFCERLLSDTGVAIAPGVDFDTVHGGSFVRLSFAGAAAEITEALARMGPWLRTSGISADRH; from the coding sequence GTGACCCCCCAGGTGGCGCTCCGCGCAGGCATCCCGCCGTTCTACGTGATGGATGTGTGGCTGGCCGCGGCCGAGCGCCAGCGCACGCACGGCGACCTGGTGAACCTCTCCGCAGGTCAGCCCAGCGCGAAGGCCCCGGCACCGGTGCGCGCGGCGGCCGCGGCGGCGCTCGATGAGCACAACCTCGGATACACCGTGGCGTTGGGGATCCCGGAACTGCGCGAGGCGATCGCCGGGTCCTACCGCGACCGGCACGGCATCGACGTCGACCCGGACGCGGTGGTCATCACCACCGGTTCCACCGGGGGCTTCCTGCTGGCTTTTCTGTCCTGCTTCGATGTCGGCGACCGGGTCGCGGTGACCAGCCCCGGTTACCCCTGCTACCGCAACATCCTGTCGGCCCTGGGCTGCGAGGTGGTGGAGTTGCCGTGCGAGGCCGACACCCGTTTCCAGCCGACGGTGCAGATGCTGGAGGCGCTGGACCCTCCGGTCAAGGGGCTGATCATCGCCAGCCCGGCCAACCCCACCGGCACCGTCATCCCACCCGCCGACCTGGCCGCGATCGTGAACTGGTGTGACCGACGCGGTGTCCAGCTGGTCAGCGACGAGCTCTATCACGGCCTGGTCTACCCGGGTGCGCCGGCGACCAGCTGTGCCTGGGAGACCTCGCGCAATCCCATTGTGGTGAACAGCTTCTCGAAGTACTTCGCGATGACCGGCTGGCGGCTGGGCTGGCTGTTGGTGCCCGAGCCGCTGCGCCGCGCGGTGGACCGGTTGACCGGCAACTTCTCCATCTGCCCGCCCACATTGCCGCAGTTGGCCGCGGTCGCGGCCTTCGACCCGCGGTCCCTGGCCGAGGCCGACGCCCTGGTCGGCGAGTACACCGTCAACCGCGACCTGCTGCTCACGGGCCTGGCCGAGATCGGGCTGGACCGGCTCGCGCCGGCCGACGGCGCGTTCTACGTGTACGCCGACATCTCCCGCTACTCCACCGACTCCCTCGGCTTCTGCGAAAGACTGTTGTCCGACACCGGGGTTGCCATCGCGCCCGGCGTCGATTTCGACACCGTGCACGGTGGTTCGTTCGTCCGGTTGTCCTTCGCCGGTGCCGCGGCCGAGATCACCGAGGCACTCGCCCGGATGGGCCCGTGGCTCAGGACTTCAGGAATTTCAGCAGATCGGCATTGA
- the ipdF gene encoding (5R,7aS)-5-hydroxy-7a-methyl-1-oxo-2,3,5,6,7,7a-hexahydro-1H-indene-carboxyl-CoA reductase, whose translation MTDLSVAPEEIAGHGLLKGKVVLVTAAAGTGIGSTTARRALLEGADVVVSDFHERRLGETRDELAALGLGRVESVVCDVTSTEAVDNLITEAVAKAGRLDVLVNNAGLGGQTPVIDMTDDEWDRVLNVTLTSVMRATRATLRYFREAPHGGVIVNNASVLGWRAQHSQSHYAAAKAGVMALTRCSAIEAVEYGVRINAVSPSIARHKFLEKTSSAELLDRLAGDEAFGRAAEPWEVAATIAFLASDYSSYLTGEVISVSSQRA comes from the coding sequence GTGACTGATCTGTCTGTAGCGCCGGAAGAGATTGCCGGACACGGACTTCTGAAGGGCAAGGTGGTCCTGGTGACCGCCGCCGCCGGAACCGGCATCGGCTCCACCACCGCGCGCCGCGCGCTGTTGGAGGGCGCCGACGTGGTGGTCTCCGACTTCCACGAGCGTCGCCTGGGCGAGACCCGCGACGAACTCGCCGCACTCGGGCTGGGCCGGGTCGAGTCGGTGGTGTGCGATGTGACCTCCACCGAGGCCGTCGACAACCTGATCACCGAGGCCGTGGCCAAGGCCGGTCGGTTGGACGTGCTCGTCAACAATGCCGGCCTGGGCGGACAGACCCCGGTCATCGACATGACCGACGACGAGTGGGACCGCGTCCTCAACGTCACCCTCACCTCGGTCATGCGGGCCACCCGCGCCACGCTGCGCTACTTCCGGGAGGCCCCGCACGGCGGCGTCATCGTGAACAACGCCAGCGTGCTGGGCTGGCGTGCGCAGCACTCGCAGTCGCACTACGCCGCGGCCAAGGCCGGGGTGATGGCGCTGACCCGTTGCAGCGCAATCGAAGCCGTCGAGTATGGGGTGCGGATCAACGCGGTGTCCCCGAGTATCGCCCGGCACAAGTTCCTGGAGAAGACCTCCTCGGCGGAGCTGCTGGACCGGCTCGCCGGTGACGAGGCGTTCGGCCGCGCCGCCGAGCCGTGGGAGGTCGCGGCCACCATCGCCTTCCTGGCCAGCGACTACTCCAGCTACCTGACCGGTGAAGTGATCTCGGTGTCCAGCCAGCGCGCCTGA
- the ipdE2 gene encoding acyl-CoA dehydrogenase IpdE2 translates to MSEERELLRSTVAALVDKHADPEAVRRAMESERGYDEALWKVLCEQVGAAALVVPEDLGGAGGELADAAVVLEELGKALVPTPLLGTILAELALLSVQDHEPLEGLAEGVSIGTVVFDPEYVINGDIADVVIGTDGTELTRWSALTAQPKSTMDLTRRLSSVTASETAPLGADPGLADTAALLLAAEQIGAASRALDLTVAYTKDRVQFGRPIGSFQALKHRMADLYVTVQSARAVIYDAIAEPSATSASLARVFASEALTAVVGEAVQMHGGIAITWEHDIQLYFKRAHGSAQLLGPPREHLRRLESQVF, encoded by the coding sequence ATGAGTGAAGAACGCGAACTGCTGCGCTCCACCGTCGCCGCCCTGGTCGACAAGCACGCCGATCCCGAGGCCGTGCGCCGCGCGATGGAGTCCGAGCGCGGGTACGACGAAGCGCTGTGGAAGGTGCTGTGCGAACAGGTCGGCGCCGCAGCACTGGTGGTGCCCGAGGATCTGGGCGGCGCCGGTGGTGAACTCGCCGATGCCGCAGTGGTACTGGAGGAACTCGGCAAGGCGCTGGTCCCGACCCCGCTACTGGGCACCATTCTGGCTGAGTTGGCGCTGCTGAGCGTGCAGGACCATGAACCGCTGGAGGGTCTCGCCGAGGGTGTGTCCATCGGCACCGTGGTGTTCGATCCGGAGTACGTCATCAACGGCGACATCGCCGATGTCGTGATCGGCACCGACGGCACCGAACTCACCCGCTGGAGCGCGCTCACCGCGCAGCCCAAGTCCACCATGGACCTGACCCGGCGACTGTCCTCGGTCACCGCCTCGGAGACGGCACCGCTGGGCGCCGACCCGGGCCTGGCGGACACCGCGGCTCTGCTGCTGGCCGCCGAGCAGATCGGCGCCGCGTCACGCGCCCTGGATCTGACGGTGGCCTACACCAAGGACCGGGTGCAGTTCGGCCGGCCGATCGGCAGTTTCCAGGCGCTCAAGCACCGGATGGCCGACCTGTACGTCACGGTGCAGTCCGCCCGGGCGGTCATCTACGACGCCATCGCCGAACCCTCGGCCACCTCGGCCTCGCTGGCCCGGGTGTTCGCCAGCGAGGCGCTGACCGCGGTCGTGGGCGAGGCGGTGCAGATGCACGGCGGTATCGCCATCACCTGGGAACATGACATCCAGCTCTACTTCAAGCGGGCGCACGGTAGCGCCCAGCTGCTCGGACCCCCGCGGGAGCACCTGCGCCGGCTCGAATCCCAGGTGTTCTAG
- a CDS encoding acyl-CoA dehydrogenase family protein, whose product MNFEIDEQQRDFASSIDAALGAADVPAAVRAWADGDTAPGRKVWNQLTELGVTALLVAEKYDGIDAHPVDLVVAVERLGYWAVPGPVTESIAVAPILLTDDERSGALAAGESIATVALPPQVPYAVNADFADLVLLAEDGQVSDADAGTAHDSVDPARKLFEVTASGTARPADTARAYEFGVLATAAQLIGAGQAMLDQSVGYAKQRTQFGRVIGSYQAIKHKLADVHIALELARPLVYGAALSLADRSADTARDVSAAKVAAADAALLAARSSLQTHGAIGFTQEHDLSLLLLKVQALRSAFGDPTLHRRRLLEAL is encoded by the coding sequence GTGAACTTCGAGATCGACGAACAGCAGCGCGATTTCGCGTCCAGCATCGACGCCGCCCTGGGCGCCGCCGATGTACCCGCGGCCGTACGGGCCTGGGCCGACGGTGACACCGCACCCGGGCGCAAGGTCTGGAACCAGCTCACCGAACTCGGTGTGACCGCACTGTTGGTGGCCGAGAAGTACGACGGCATCGACGCCCACCCGGTCGACCTCGTCGTCGCGGTGGAGCGTCTCGGCTACTGGGCCGTGCCCGGCCCGGTCACCGAATCGATCGCCGTCGCCCCGATCCTGCTGACCGATGACGAGCGGTCCGGCGCACTGGCGGCCGGTGAATCGATCGCCACCGTCGCCCTGCCGCCTCAGGTTCCGTACGCGGTCAATGCCGACTTCGCCGACCTGGTGCTGCTCGCCGAGGATGGGCAGGTGTCGGATGCGGACGCGGGCACCGCGCACGACTCCGTCGACCCGGCCCGAAAGTTGTTCGAGGTCACCGCTTCCGGCACAGCACGGCCCGCAGATACCGCGCGCGCCTACGAGTTCGGGGTGTTGGCCACCGCGGCACAGCTGATCGGCGCCGGGCAGGCCATGCTCGACCAGTCGGTCGGATACGCCAAGCAGCGCACCCAGTTCGGCCGGGTGATCGGTTCCTACCAGGCGATCAAGCACAAGCTGGCCGACGTGCACATCGCGCTGGAGCTGGCCCGCCCGCTGGTCTACGGTGCGGCGCTCTCGCTGGCCGACAGGTCGGCCGACACCGCGCGCGATGTCAGCGCGGCCAAGGTCGCCGCCGCCGATGCCGCGCTGCTGGCCGCCCGGTCCTCGTTGCAGACCCACGGCGCCATCGGCTTCACCCAGGAACACGATCTGTCGCTGTTGCTGCTGAAGGTGCAAGCGCTGCGCTCGGCCTTCGGAGATCCCACTCTGCACCGTCGTCGACTGCTGGAGGCTCTCTAG
- a CDS encoding acyl-CoA dehydrogenase family protein: protein MDLTFDEGTEEFRAEVREFLAANRDAFPTKSYDTLEGFEQHRRWDKVLFDAGLSVIAWPKEYGGRDATLLQWVAFEEEYFRAGAPGRASANGTSMLAPTLFAHGTKEQLDRVLPKMASGEEIWAQAWSEPESGSDLASLRSTATKVEGGWKLNGQKIWSSRAPFGERGFGLFRSDPSAQRHKGLTYFMFDLKADGITVRPIAQLGGDTGFGEVFLDDVFVPDEDVIGEVHEGWRAAMSTSSNERGMSLRSPARFLAPAERLVALWKENPDPVFTDRVADAWIKAQAYRLHTFGTVTRLANGGELGAESSVTKVFWSDLDVALHQTALDLQGADAERVDHWTEGLLFALGGPIYAGTNEIQRNIIAERLLGLPREPK from the coding sequence ATGGACCTGACATTCGACGAGGGCACCGAGGAGTTCCGGGCCGAGGTCCGCGAGTTCCTCGCGGCCAATCGTGACGCGTTCCCGACGAAGTCCTACGACACCCTGGAGGGCTTCGAGCAGCACCGTCGCTGGGACAAGGTGCTCTTCGACGCCGGCCTGTCGGTGATCGCCTGGCCGAAGGAATACGGTGGCCGCGACGCCACCCTGCTGCAGTGGGTCGCCTTCGAGGAGGAGTACTTCCGCGCCGGCGCTCCCGGACGGGCCAGCGCCAACGGCACCTCCATGCTGGCGCCGACCCTGTTCGCGCACGGCACCAAGGAGCAACTCGACCGGGTGCTGCCGAAGATGGCCAGTGGCGAGGAGATCTGGGCGCAGGCCTGGTCCGAGCCCGAGTCCGGCAGCGACCTGGCCTCGCTGCGCTCCACCGCCACCAAGGTCGAGGGCGGATGGAAGCTCAACGGCCAGAAGATCTGGAGCTCACGGGCCCCGTTCGGGGAGCGTGGCTTCGGCCTGTTCCGCTCCGACCCGTCCGCGCAGCGGCACAAGGGCCTGACCTACTTCATGTTCGACCTGAAGGCCGACGGCATCACCGTGCGCCCGATCGCCCAGCTCGGCGGGGACACCGGCTTCGGCGAGGTGTTCCTCGACGACGTGTTCGTCCCGGACGAGGACGTCATCGGCGAGGTGCACGAGGGCTGGCGCGCGGCGATGAGCACCTCCAGCAATGAGCGCGGCATGTCGTTGCGCAGCCCGGCACGTTTCCTGGCACCGGCCGAACGGCTTGTCGCACTGTGGAAAGAGAACCCGGATCCGGTGTTCACCGACCGGGTGGCCGATGCCTGGATCAAGGCGCAGGCCTACCGCCTGCACACGTTCGGCACCGTCACCCGGCTGGCCAACGGCGGTGAGCTGGGCGCCGAATCCTCGGTGACCAAGGTTTTCTGGTCGGATCTGGATGTCGCGCTGCACCAGACCGCGCTGGACCTGCAGGGTGCCGACGCCGAACGGGTCGACCACTGGACAGAGGGCCTGTTGTTCGCCCTCGGTGGGCCGATCTACGCCGGCACCAACGAGATCCAGCGCAATATCATTGCCGAGCGCCTACTCGGTCTGCCCCGGGAGCCCAAGTGA
- the ipdE1 gene encoding acyl-CoA dehydrogenase IpdE1, producing the protein MIEVEDFRAEVRQWLADNLVGEYAALKGLGGPGREHEAFEERRAWNQHLAAAGLTCLGWPEEHGGRGLTVAHRVAFYEEYAKADAPDKVNHFGEELLGPTLIAYGTPEQQQRFLPKILDVTELWSQGYSEPGAGSDLANVSTSAELVGDEWVINGQKVWTSLAHWAQWCFVVARTEKGSKRHAGLSYLLVPLDQPGVQIRPIIQLTGDSEFNEVFFDDARTDASLVVGEPGDGWRVAMGTLTFERGVSTLGQQIRYAREHSNLVELAKRTGAADDPLIRERLTRSWTGLKAMRSYSLATMDVEQPGQDNVSKLLWANWHRELGEIAMDVQGMAGLTLADGEFDEWQRLYLFSRSDTIYGGSNEIQRNIIAERVLGLPREAKG; encoded by the coding sequence GTGATAGAGGTCGAGGACTTCCGGGCCGAGGTCCGGCAATGGCTGGCCGATAATCTGGTCGGCGAATACGCAGCGCTCAAGGGCCTCGGAGGCCCGGGGCGCGAGCATGAGGCATTCGAGGAACGGCGTGCGTGGAACCAGCATCTGGCCGCCGCGGGTCTGACCTGCCTGGGCTGGCCCGAGGAGCACGGTGGCCGCGGGCTGACCGTCGCCCACCGGGTGGCGTTCTACGAGGAATACGCCAAGGCCGACGCCCCCGACAAGGTCAACCACTTCGGCGAGGAACTGCTCGGCCCCACTCTGATCGCGTACGGCACGCCCGAACAGCAGCAGCGCTTCCTGCCCAAGATCCTCGACGTCACCGAGCTGTGGAGCCAGGGCTACTCCGAGCCCGGGGCGGGCAGCGATCTGGCCAACGTCTCCACTTCGGCCGAACTCGTCGGCGACGAATGGGTGATCAATGGCCAGAAGGTGTGGACCTCGCTGGCGCACTGGGCGCAGTGGTGCTTCGTGGTGGCGCGCACCGAGAAGGGTTCCAAGCGGCACGCCGGGCTGTCCTATCTGCTCGTGCCGCTGGATCAGCCGGGTGTGCAGATCCGCCCGATCATCCAGCTCACCGGCGACTCCGAGTTCAACGAGGTGTTCTTCGACGACGCCCGCACCGATGCCTCCCTGGTGGTCGGTGAACCGGGCGACGGCTGGCGGGTCGCCATGGGCACCCTGACCTTCGAGCGTGGCGTTTCCACGCTGGGTCAGCAGATCCGGTACGCCCGTGAGCATTCCAATCTGGTCGAGCTGGCCAAGCGCACCGGCGCCGCCGACGACCCGCTGATCCGCGAGCGGCTGACCCGGTCCTGGACGGGGCTGAAGGCCATGCGGTCCTACTCGCTGGCCACCATGGACGTCGAACAGCCCGGGCAAGATAACGTGTCGAAGCTGTTGTGGGCCAACTGGCATCGTGAGCTCGGCGAGATCGCCATGGACGTGCAGGGCATGGCCGGGCTGACCCTGGCCGACGGTGAGTTCGACGAGTGGCAGCGGCTGTACCTGTTCTCCCGCTCGGACACCATCTACGGCGGCTCCAACGAGATCCAACGCAACATCATCGCCGAGCGGGTGCTCGGCCTACCCCGAGAGGCCAAAGGGTGA
- a CDS encoding alpha/beta fold hydrolase, producing MSTITTTDGTEIFYKDWGTGQPIVFSHGWPLSSDDWDTQMLFFLGQGYRVIAHDRRGHGRSTQTPDGHDLDHYADDLAALTAHLDLRAAIHVGHSTGGGEVVRYLSRHGEDRVAKAALISAVPPLMVQTEANPEGLPKSVFDDLQAQLAANRSVFYRALPAGPFYGFNRDGVEPDEAIIENWWRQGMMGDAFSHYDGIVAFSQTDFTEDLKKITVPTLVMHSRDDQIVPYVASGPKSAALLQNGTLITYEDFPHGMPTTHADTINADLLKFLKS from the coding sequence ATGAGCACGATCACCACGACCGACGGCACCGAGATCTTCTACAAGGACTGGGGAACCGGTCAGCCGATCGTGTTCAGCCACGGCTGGCCGCTGTCCTCGGACGACTGGGACACCCAGATGCTGTTCTTCCTCGGCCAGGGTTACCGGGTCATCGCGCATGACCGGCGCGGCCACGGCCGCTCCACCCAGACTCCCGACGGACACGATCTCGACCACTATGCCGACGATCTCGCGGCGCTGACCGCACACCTGGACCTGCGCGCGGCCATTCACGTGGGACACTCCACCGGTGGCGGCGAAGTGGTGCGCTACCTGTCCCGGCACGGTGAAGACCGGGTGGCCAAGGCGGCGCTGATCAGCGCGGTGCCGCCGCTGATGGTGCAGACCGAGGCCAATCCCGAGGGCCTGCCCAAATCGGTCTTCGACGATCTGCAGGCGCAGTTGGCGGCCAACCGTTCGGTGTTCTACCGGGCTCTACCGGCCGGCCCGTTCTACGGGTTCAACCGTGACGGTGTCGAGCCGGACGAGGCGATCATCGAGAACTGGTGGCGCCAGGGCATGATGGGCGACGCCTTCTCGCACTACGACGGCATCGTGGCCTTCTCCCAGACCGATTTCACCGAGGATCTGAAGAAGATCACGGTGCCCACCCTGGTGATGCACAGCCGCGACGACCAGATCGTCCCGTACGTCGCCTCCGGCCCGAAATCCGCTGCGCTACTGCAGAACGGGACGCTGATCACCTATGAGGATTTCCCGCACGGCATGCCCACCACGCACGCCGACACCATCAATGCCGATCTGCTGAAATTCCTGAAGTCCTGA
- a CDS encoding ATP-binding cassette domain-containing protein, with product MDAPILELRGVNKSFGVVHVLHDIDFRVYPGQVTALVGDNGAGKSTLVKAIAGIHPIDTGTYLFAGEPVTVRGPNDVATLGVEVVYQDLALCDNLDIVENMFLGRELKNRGLLDEARMETMAREALTSLSVRTVKSVRQPVSSLSGGQRQTVAIAKSVLWNSKVVLLDEPTAALGVAQTQQVIKLVRRLADQGLGVVLISHNMNDVFQVADRICALYLGRVAADVRAADVTHGQVVELITAGRSGALGLEPAQAAESM from the coding sequence ATGGACGCGCCGATCCTCGAATTACGAGGCGTCAACAAGAGTTTCGGTGTGGTGCACGTGCTGCACGATATCGACTTCCGGGTCTACCCCGGTCAGGTGACGGCGCTGGTCGGTGACAACGGCGCGGGGAAGTCGACGCTGGTGAAGGCGATCGCCGGGATCCATCCCATCGACACGGGTACGTATCTGTTCGCGGGCGAGCCGGTGACGGTGCGTGGCCCCAACGATGTCGCAACCCTCGGCGTCGAGGTCGTCTACCAGGACCTGGCCCTGTGCGACAACCTGGACATCGTCGAGAACATGTTCCTGGGAAGGGAATTGAAGAACCGCGGGTTGCTGGACGAGGCCCGGATGGAGACGATGGCGCGGGAGGCGCTGACCTCGCTGTCGGTGCGGACCGTGAAGTCCGTGCGCCAACCGGTGTCGAGCCTGTCCGGTGGTCAGCGCCAGACCGTGGCCATCGCGAAATCGGTGCTGTGGAACTCCAAGGTCGTGCTGCTGGACGAACCCACCGCCGCGCTCGGCGTCGCGCAGACCCAGCAGGTGATCAAGCTGGTGCGGCGGTTGGCCGACCAGGGACTGGGTGTCGTGCTGATCTCGCACAACATGAACGACGTCTTCCAGGTCGCCGACCGGATCTGCGCGTTGTACCTCGGGCGGGTGGCCGCCGATGTGCGGGCGGCCGACGTCACCCACGGGCAGGTGGTGGAACTCATCACCGCCGGGCGCTCCGGCGCGTTGGGCCTGGAACCGGCGCAGGCCGCCGAATCGATGTGA
- a CDS encoding sugar ABC transporter permease encodes MTTMSSQPPVTLADSEFAGDTRVDATFGAALRSYLQRVRGGDMGSLPAILGLIVLFVVFGLANDRFLSALNLANLITQAGSICVLAMGLVFVLLLGDIDLSAGVAGGVSACAMGLIIVNQGWPWWAAVLTGIFCGAVIGLVIGLLRAKLGIPSFVVTLAFFLGLQGVTLKMIGEGGSVRVDDSVVRGLTISNLPVTAGWVAALLVVVAFAGFELYQYRRKAALRLANSPLSVVLARVGMVAAVILGVTYILSVNRSVNAANEIRGIPYVLPLILVLLVVMTVVLTRTSYGRHIYAVGGNAEAARRAGISVDRIRISVFVVCSSLAALSGIIAASYAGKVSAASGAGNTLLYAVGAAVIGGTSLFGGKGRAIDAVIGGVVVATIANGLGLLNQSSYINFLVTGGVLLLAASVDAISRRRRSSTGLG; translated from the coding sequence ATGACCACCATGAGCTCGCAACCCCCGGTCACCCTGGCCGATTCCGAATTCGCCGGGGACACCCGGGTCGACGCCACGTTCGGCGCCGCGCTGCGCAGCTATCTGCAACGCGTGCGCGGCGGCGACATGGGTTCGCTGCCCGCGATCCTCGGCCTGATCGTGCTGTTCGTCGTGTTCGGTCTGGCCAACGACCGCTTCCTGTCCGCACTGAACCTGGCCAACCTGATCACCCAGGCCGGTTCGATCTGTGTTCTGGCGATGGGCCTGGTGTTCGTCCTGCTGCTCGGCGATATCGACCTGTCCGCGGGCGTCGCGGGCGGCGTGTCGGCCTGCGCGATGGGGCTGATCATCGTCAACCAGGGCTGGCCGTGGTGGGCGGCGGTGCTGACCGGAATCTTCTGTGGCGCCGTCATCGGTCTGGTGATCGGTCTGCTGCGGGCCAAGCTCGGCATCCCGTCCTTCGTGGTCACGTTGGCGTTCTTCCTCGGGTTGCAGGGGGTGACGCTCAAGATGATCGGCGAGGGCGGTTCGGTCCGTGTCGACGACTCGGTGGTCCGCGGGCTGACGATCAGCAACCTGCCGGTCACCGCGGGCTGGGTGGCCGCGCTGCTGGTGGTCGTCGCCTTCGCGGGTTTCGAGCTGTACCAGTACCGGCGCAAGGCCGCGCTGCGGTTGGCGAACTCGCCGCTGAGCGTGGTGCTCGCCCGCGTCGGCATGGTCGCCGCGGTCATCCTCGGAGTCACCTACATCCTCAGTGTGAACCGAAGCGTCAATGCCGCCAATGAGATTCGTGGCATCCCATACGTCCTGCCACTGATCCTGGTGCTGCTCGTGGTGATGACGGTGGTGCTCACTCGGACGTCCTACGGCAGGCACATCTACGCGGTGGGCGGCAACGCCGAGGCGGCCCGGCGGGCCGGTATCTCGGTGGACCGCATCCGGATCTCGGTGTTCGTCGTCTGTTCATCGCTGGCCGCACTGAGCGGGATCATCGCGGCCTCCTACGCAGGCAAGGTGTCCGCGGCCTCAGGTGCGGGAAACACGTTGCTGTACGCCGTGGGCGCCGCCGTCATCGGCGGCACCAGCCTGTTCGGCGGCAAGGGCCGGGCGATCGACGCCGTGATCGGCGGCGTCGTGGTCGCGACGATCGCCAACGGCCTCGGGTTGCTGAACCAGTCCTCCTACATCAACTTCCTCGTCACCGGTGGAGTGCTGCTGCTCGCCGCGAGTGTGGATGCGATCTCCCGGCGCAGGCGCTCCTCGACCGGCCTGGGGTGA